The Orcinus orca chromosome 16, mOrcOrc1.1, whole genome shotgun sequence genome includes a window with the following:
- the LOC101274107 gene encoding LOW QUALITY PROTEIN: olfactory receptor 2C1 (The sequence of the model RefSeq protein was modified relative to this genomic sequence to represent the inferred CDS: deleted 1 base in 1 codon; substituted 1 base at 1 genomic stop codon): MERANRSSLESFILMGVSDHPQLEIIFFVVILFSYLLTLVGNSTMILLSSLDARLHTPMYFFLSNFSSLDLAFTTSSVPQVLIILWGSDKTISYGGCVTQLNVFLWLGATECILLLVMAFDYYVMVCWPLHYTTIMNPWLCWLLAAIACLGGLGNSVVQSTFTLQLPLXGHQRVDSFLCEVPAMIKLACGDTSLNGVCTFFTTVPLSIILISYCYIAQAVLKIHSAKGQRKTFNTCLSYLVVVRLFYGSAIYGYLLPAKTSNQDKFISLFYSVVTPMVNPLIYTLRNKEVKGALRRLLGKSAEGRENYHLPPLHFYKLFLILSGQVNVRSTDRSTSMFLTALSCWYMVNVISFFFFFLRLKGFFF; the protein is encoded by the exons ATGGAAAGGGCCAACAGAAGCTCCTTGGAGAGCTTTATTCTGATGGGTGTATCTGACCATCCCCAGCTGGAGATAATCTTTTTTGTAGTCATCCTCTTCTCCTACTTGCTGACCCTTGTTGGGAACTCAACCATGATCCTGCTTTCCAGCCTGGATGCCCGGCTCCACACACCCATGTACTTCTTCCTCAGCAACTTCTCCTCCCTGGATCTTGCTTTTACTACTAGCTCAGTCCCCCAAGTGCTGATCATCTTGTGGGGATCAGACAAGACCATCAGCTATGGTGGCTGTGTGACC CAACTCAATGTTTTCCTCTGGCTAGGGGCTACTGAGTGCATCCTGCTGTTGGTGATGGCATTTGACTACTATGTCATGGTGTGCTGGCCCCTGCACTACACCACCATCATGAACCCCTGGCTCTGCTGGCTGCTGGCTGCCATTGCCTGTTTGGGTGGCTTGGGCAACTCTGTGGTCCAGTCAACCTTCACTCTGCAGCTCCCTTTGTGAGGGCACCAGAGGGTGGACAGCTTCCTGTGTGAGGTGCCCGCCATGATCAAACTAGCCTGTGGAGACACAAGTCTCAATGGTGTCTGCACCTTCTTCACCACTGTCCCATTAAGCATCATCCTGATCTCCTACTGCTACATAGCTCAGGCAGTGCTGAAGATCCACTCGGCCAAGGGACAGAGAAAGACCTTTAACACGTGCCTCTCTTATCTGGTGGTGGTAC GGCTCTTTTATGGCTCAGCTATCTATGGGTATCTGCTTCCTGCTAAGACCAGCAACCAGGACAAATTCATTTCCCTCTTCTACTCTGTGGTCACACCCATGGTGAACCCTCTCATTTACACTCTGAGGAACAAGGAGGTGAAGGGGGCGCTGAGGAGGCTGCTGGGGAAGTCAGCTGAAGGAAGGGAAAACTATCATTTACCACCTCTTCATTTCTACAAgctttttctcattctctctggCCAGGTGAACGTGAGGAGTACTGACCGCAGTACAAGCATGTTCTTGACAGCACTAAGCTGTTGGTACATGgttaatgttatttcttttttttttttttttttgaggttaaagggattttttttttaa